One Streptomyces sp. RPA4-2 genomic window carries:
- the argJ gene encoding bifunctional glutamate N-acetyltransferase/amino-acid acetyltransferase ArgJ, which yields MSVTAAKGFTASGIAAGIKENGNPDLALVVNNGPRLAAAGVFTSNRVKAAPVLWSEQVLKGGQVSAVVLNSGGANACTGPKGFQDTHATAEKAAAVLDLDAGEVAVASTGLIGVLLPMDKLLAGVETAAAQLGPHGGEKAAIAIKTTDTVHKTSVRAGDGWTVGGMAKGAGMLAPGLATMLVVLTTDADVDTGTLDSALRAATRTTFDRVDSDGCMSTNDTVLLLASGASEVTPDRAEFAEAVRAVCDDLGQQLIRDAEGASKDIKVEVVGAATEEDAVEVGRSIARNNLLKCAIHGEDPNWGRVLSAIGTTGAAFEPDQLNVAINGVWVCKNGGVGEDRELVDMRYREVHIVADLAAGAATATIWTNDLTADYVHENSAYSS from the coding sequence GTGAGCGTCACCGCCGCCAAGGGCTTCACCGCCTCCGGCATCGCCGCAGGCATCAAGGAGAACGGCAACCCGGACCTGGCCCTCGTGGTCAACAACGGGCCCCGTCTGGCCGCCGCGGGCGTCTTCACCTCCAACCGCGTGAAGGCCGCGCCGGTGCTCTGGTCCGAGCAGGTCCTCAAGGGCGGTCAGGTCTCCGCCGTCGTCCTCAACTCCGGCGGCGCCAACGCCTGTACGGGCCCCAAGGGCTTCCAGGACACCCACGCCACCGCGGAGAAGGCCGCGGCGGTGCTGGACCTCGACGCCGGCGAGGTCGCGGTGGCCTCCACCGGACTCATCGGCGTCCTCCTGCCGATGGACAAGCTGCTGGCCGGCGTGGAGACGGCCGCCGCCCAGCTCGGCCCGCACGGCGGCGAGAAGGCCGCCATCGCCATCAAGACCACCGACACCGTGCACAAGACGTCGGTGCGCGCCGGCGACGGCTGGACCGTGGGCGGCATGGCCAAGGGCGCGGGCATGCTCGCACCGGGCCTCGCCACCATGCTCGTCGTCCTCACGACGGACGCGGACGTGGACACCGGGACCCTCGACAGCGCGCTGCGCGCCGCCACCCGCACCACCTTCGACCGGGTCGACTCGGACGGCTGCATGTCGACCAACGACACCGTGCTGCTGCTCGCCTCCGGCGCCTCGGAGGTCACCCCCGACCGGGCGGAGTTCGCCGAGGCGGTACGAGCGGTCTGCGACGACCTCGGACAGCAGCTCATCCGGGACGCCGAGGGCGCCAGCAAGGACATCAAGGTCGAGGTCGTCGGCGCCGCGACCGAGGAGGACGCCGTCGAGGTGGGCCGTTCCATCGCCCGCAACAACCTCCTCAAGTGCGCGATCCACGGTGAGGACCCCAACTGGGGACGCGTCCTGTCCGCCATCGGCACCACCGGGGCCGCCTTCGAGCCGGACCAGCTGAACGTCGCCATCAACGGCGTGTGGGTCTGCAAGAACGGCGGCGTCGGCGAGGACCGCGAACTCGTCGACATGCGCTACCGCGAGGTCCACATCGTCGCCGACCTCGCCGCGGGCGCCGCCACCGCCACCATCTGGACCAACGACCTCACCGCCGACTACGTCCACGAGAACAGCGCCTACTCCTCATGA
- the argC gene encoding N-acetyl-gamma-glutamyl-phosphate reductase, whose product MAVRAAVAGASGYAGGEALRLLLAHPEVEIGALTGNSNAGQRLGALQPHLLPLADRVLEPTTAEVLAGHDVVFLALPHGQSAAVAEQLGPDVLVVDMGADFRLVNPADWERFYGSPHAGTWPYGLPELPGGRAALEGSKRIAVPGCYPTAVSLALFPAYTAGLAEPEAVIVAASGTSGAGKAAKPHLLGSEVMGSMSPYGVGGGHRHTPEMIQNLSGAAGEPVAVSFTPTLAPMPRGILATCSARARAGVTAESVRAAYEKAFADEPFVRLLPEGQWPATASVYGSNAVQIQVAHDEATHRIIAISAIDNLTKGTAGGAVQSMNIALGLPEELGLTTIGVAP is encoded by the coding sequence ATGGCGGTACGCGCAGCGGTGGCGGGAGCGAGTGGGTACGCGGGCGGCGAGGCGCTGCGTCTGCTCCTGGCGCACCCCGAGGTCGAGATCGGCGCCCTGACCGGCAACTCCAACGCGGGCCAGCGACTGGGCGCGCTGCAGCCGCATCTGCTGCCGCTCGCCGACCGCGTCCTGGAGCCGACGACCGCCGAGGTGCTCGCCGGGCACGACGTCGTGTTCCTCGCGCTGCCCCACGGGCAGTCCGCGGCCGTCGCCGAGCAGCTCGGACCGGACGTCCTCGTCGTCGACATGGGCGCCGACTTCCGGCTCGTGAACCCGGCCGACTGGGAGCGGTTCTACGGCTCGCCGCACGCCGGCACCTGGCCCTACGGCCTTCCCGAACTGCCGGGTGGCCGCGCCGCGCTGGAGGGGTCCAAGCGCATCGCGGTACCCGGCTGCTACCCGACGGCCGTCTCCCTCGCGCTCTTCCCGGCGTACACGGCCGGACTCGCCGAGCCCGAGGCCGTGATCGTCGCCGCCTCCGGAACCTCCGGCGCGGGCAAGGCGGCCAAGCCCCACCTGCTCGGCAGCGAGGTCATGGGCTCCATGTCCCCGTACGGCGTCGGCGGCGGCCACCGGCACACCCCAGAGATGATCCAGAACCTGAGCGGTGCCGCGGGCGAGCCCGTCGCCGTCTCCTTCACCCCGACCCTCGCCCCGATGCCCCGCGGCATCCTCGCCACGTGCAGCGCCCGGGCCAGGGCCGGGGTCACCGCCGAGTCCGTACGGGCCGCGTACGAGAAGGCGTTCGCGGACGAGCCGTTCGTCCGGCTGCTGCCCGAGGGGCAGTGGCCCGCCACCGCGTCCGTCTACGGTTCCAACGCTGTTCAGATCCAGGTCGCACACGACGAAGCCACGCACCGCATCATCGCGATCAGCGCCATCGACAACCTGACCAAGGGCACGGCCGGCGGGGCCGTCCAGAGCATGAACATCGCCCTCGGGCTCCCCGAGGAGCTGGGTCTCACCACGATCGGAGTGGCACCGTGA
- a CDS encoding DUF5997 family protein has protein sequence MTSHQTTQTMKPATAAKKLGVYLEATPAEFQEGVVSRAELNALQTDPPAWLQELRRNGPHPRPVVAARLGISIAGLARGGVTEPLTTEQIDALKQDDPGWLRRERATQAEVRKEEERIKERDAQRAAQPRDSRS, from the coding sequence ATGACGTCGCACCAGACCACCCAGACCATGAAGCCCGCCACCGCGGCGAAGAAGCTGGGTGTGTACCTCGAAGCCACCCCCGCCGAGTTCCAGGAGGGCGTCGTCTCGCGCGCCGAGCTGAACGCGCTGCAGACCGACCCGCCCGCGTGGCTGCAGGAACTGCGACGCAACGGCCCGCACCCCCGGCCCGTGGTCGCCGCGCGCCTGGGGATCTCCATCGCCGGGCTCGCGCGCGGCGGGGTCACCGAGCCCCTCACCACGGAGCAGATCGACGCGCTGAAGCAGGACGACCCCGGGTGGCTGCGCCGGGAGCGCGCCACCCAGGCCGAGGTCCGCAAGGAAGAGGAGCGCATCAAGGAGCGGGACGCGCAGCGCGCGGCCCAGCCCCGCGACTCACGCTCCTGA
- a CDS encoding LysR substrate-binding domain-containing protein, with product MTGSEVPPSFRLAYVPGVTPTKWVRIWNERLPDVPLTLVAVSATEAFDVLRDRGADAGFVRLPVDREDLSAIPLYTETTVVVVPRDHVVAAVDEVSAEDLADDIVLHPLDDTLGWERPPGRPAFERPATTEDAIELVAAGVGLLVVPQSLARLHHRKDLTYRPLTDAPESRVALSWPEEATTDLVEDFIGIVRGRTVNSSRGRSQTSASPSGAASGADSGSGRSKRPEAGGGRKKPVGGRASGTAGGRAGGKGTRGGSGGGAKSGRRGKPRRQS from the coding sequence GTGACAGGCTCGGAAGTACCTCCTTCGTTCCGGCTCGCCTATGTCCCGGGAGTGACGCCCACGAAGTGGGTGCGGATCTGGAACGAGCGGCTGCCGGACGTCCCCCTGACCCTCGTCGCGGTGTCCGCCACCGAGGCGTTCGACGTGCTGCGGGACCGTGGCGCCGACGCCGGATTCGTACGGTTGCCGGTCGACCGGGAGGATCTCAGCGCGATCCCGCTCTACACCGAGACGACGGTCGTCGTGGTCCCCAGGGATCACGTCGTGGCGGCAGTCGACGAGGTGAGCGCCGAGGACCTGGCCGACGACATCGTGCTGCACCCGCTCGACGACACCCTCGGCTGGGAGCGGCCGCCGGGCCGGCCCGCGTTCGAGCGTCCCGCCACCACGGAGGACGCCATCGAGCTCGTGGCGGCGGGCGTCGGGCTGCTCGTCGTGCCCCAGTCGCTCGCGCGCCTGCACCACCGCAAGGATCTCACCTACCGGCCGCTCACGGACGCCCCCGAGTCGCGCGTCGCGCTGTCCTGGCCCGAGGAGGCGACCACCGATCTGGTGGAGGACTTCATCGGGATCGTCCGGGGCCGGACCGTCAACAGCTCACGAGGACGCTCGCAGACGTCGGCGTCCCCTTCGGGCGCGGCATCAGGTGCGGATTCGGGTTCGGGCAGGAGCAAGCGTCCCGAGGCGGGTGGCGGGCGGAAGAAGCCCGTGGGTGGCAGGGCAAGCGGCACGGCGGGCGGCCGGGCGGGCGGCAAGGGCACCCGCGGCGGATCCGGCGGCGGCGCCAAGAGCGGTCGGCGCGGCAAGCCCCGCCGGCAGTCCTGA
- a CDS encoding histidine phosphatase family protein, whose product MHLRVTFVAAARSSSLLAERFEDDRPLDQAGWEEVQRAAPELVPLAAAELRYCSPTPRSRATGDALGYAPLVQPALRDCDMGRWRGFTLGEAMAREPSAVDAWLADPRSAPHGGESLMSFISRVGGWLDTRPADDGGRIIAVAEPSVVRAALVYALRAQPTTYWNIDVRPLSTMTLTGHNGRWNLRLEASAQRG is encoded by the coding sequence ATGCATCTTCGGGTCACGTTCGTCGCTGCCGCGCGCAGTTCGTCGCTGCTCGCCGAGCGCTTCGAGGACGACCGGCCGCTGGACCAGGCCGGCTGGGAGGAGGTGCAGCGCGCCGCCCCCGAACTGGTGCCGCTGGCGGCGGCCGAGCTGCGCTACTGCTCACCGACCCCGCGCAGCCGCGCCACCGGTGACGCGCTCGGCTACGCGCCGCTGGTCCAACCCGCGCTGCGCGACTGCGACATGGGCCGCTGGCGCGGGTTCACCCTGGGCGAGGCGATGGCCCGCGAGCCCTCGGCCGTGGACGCCTGGCTCGCCGACCCGCGCTCCGCCCCGCACGGCGGCGAGTCCCTGATGTCCTTCATCTCCCGTGTCGGCGGCTGGCTCGACACCCGCCCGGCGGACGACGGCGGCCGGATCATCGCGGTCGCGGAACCCTCCGTGGTGCGGGCCGCGCTCGTCTACGCGCTGCGGGCCCAGCCGACGACGTACTGGAACATCGACGTGCGCCCCTTGTCGACGATGACCCTCACCGGGCACAACGGCCGCTGGAACCTGCGCCTCGAGGCGTCGGCACAGCGTGGCTAG
- a CDS encoding GNAT family N-acetyltransferase: MTDPQQLPGGYEISADPARIDVARVHHWLSTDAYWALGLPREKQERAIAGSLNFGVYDGPSGEQVAYARVVTDEATFAWLCDVYVAPSVRGKGLGSALVAAVRDHLEPFGLRRVLLATHDAHGVYEKLGFRPLDRPGQWMALVPR; the protein is encoded by the coding sequence ATGACCGACCCACAGCAGCTCCCCGGCGGCTACGAGATCTCCGCCGACCCGGCCCGCATCGACGTCGCCCGCGTGCACCACTGGCTCTCCACGGACGCGTACTGGGCCCTGGGCCTTCCCCGCGAGAAGCAGGAACGCGCGATCGCCGGCTCGCTCAATTTCGGGGTGTACGACGGCCCGTCGGGAGAGCAGGTGGCGTACGCCCGAGTGGTCACCGACGAGGCGACCTTCGCCTGGCTCTGCGACGTCTACGTCGCCCCGTCCGTGCGCGGCAAGGGGCTGGGCTCCGCCCTGGTGGCAGCCGTCCGCGACCACCTCGAACCCTTCGGTCTGCGCCGGGTCCTGCTCGCCACGCACGACGCGCACGGCGTCTACGAGAAGCTCGGCTTCAGACCGCTGGACCGCCCCGGCCAGTGGATGGCACTCGTACCGCGGTAA
- a CDS encoding PLP-dependent aminotransferase family protein, with amino-acid sequence MQESSSVAELVKKLRQEVNRYSPGGKLPSSRALVERFRVSPVTVSRALAQLAAEGLVVTRPGAGAFRARPRTPAAPAGDTSWQEVALSADAAAELVPRTVDASGVLATLAAPPAGVVEFNGGYLHPSLQPERAMGAALSRAGRRPGAWSRPPVEGLAELREWFARGIGGAITAAEVLVTAGGQSALTTTLRALAPPGAPVLVESPTYPGMLAIARAAGLRPVPVPVDPDGVKPDLLADAFRATGARVFVCQPLFQNPTGAVLAPERRGAVLRIAREAGAFVVEDDFVRRLVHEDAGPLPRPLAAEDPDGVVVHVGSLTKATSPSFRVGVLAARGPVLERLRAIQVVETFFVPRPLQEAALELVGSPAWPRHLRSVSAELRNRRDTMTAALRLRLPELALPHIPYGGYHLWLRLPDGTDESALAAAALRAGVAVTPGRPYFSAEPPAAHLRLSFAAVAGTEEITEGVRRLRTARDETPA; translated from the coding sequence ATGCAGGAGAGTAGCAGTGTGGCGGAACTGGTGAAGAAGCTGCGGCAGGAAGTCAACCGCTACTCACCTGGTGGAAAGCTGCCGTCGAGCAGAGCACTCGTGGAGCGGTTCAGGGTGAGCCCGGTGACCGTGTCGCGAGCACTGGCACAGCTCGCCGCCGAGGGACTGGTGGTCACCAGACCAGGCGCCGGCGCCTTCCGGGCACGACCCCGGACCCCCGCCGCACCGGCCGGGGACACCTCCTGGCAGGAGGTCGCGCTGAGCGCGGACGCCGCGGCCGAACTCGTTCCGCGCACGGTGGACGCCTCCGGAGTCCTGGCCACGCTGGCCGCCCCGCCCGCCGGCGTCGTCGAGTTCAACGGTGGCTATCTGCACCCCTCGCTCCAGCCCGAGCGGGCCATGGGCGCGGCCCTGTCCCGGGCGGGCCGCCGCCCCGGCGCCTGGTCCCGGCCCCCGGTGGAGGGGCTCGCGGAGCTGCGCGAGTGGTTCGCGCGCGGGATCGGCGGCGCGATCACCGCCGCGGAGGTGCTCGTCACGGCGGGCGGCCAGTCGGCACTCACCACCACCCTGCGCGCGCTCGCCCCGCCCGGCGCACCGGTCCTCGTCGAGTCACCCACCTACCCGGGCATGCTGGCCATCGCCCGCGCGGCCGGACTGCGTCCGGTGCCGGTGCCGGTGGACCCCGACGGGGTGAAGCCGGACCTGCTCGCCGACGCCTTCAGAGCCACCGGCGCGCGGGTCTTCGTCTGCCAGCCGCTGTTCCAGAACCCCACCGGCGCCGTGCTCGCCCCCGAGCGCCGGGGCGCGGTGCTGCGGATCGCGCGCGAGGCCGGCGCGTTCGTGGTCGAGGACGACTTCGTACGCCGTCTCGTGCACGAGGACGCGGGCCCACTGCCGCGCCCGCTGGCCGCCGAGGACCCCGACGGTGTGGTGGTGCACGTCGGGTCCCTGACCAAGGCGACCTCGCCGAGCTTCCGGGTCGGCGTGCTGGCCGCGCGCGGACCGGTCCTGGAACGGCTGCGCGCCATCCAGGTCGTCGAGACCTTCTTCGTGCCGCGTCCGCTTCAGGAGGCCGCGCTCGAACTCGTCGGATCACCGGCCTGGCCCCGTCATCTGCGGTCCGTCTCCGCCGAGTTGAGGAACCGGCGGGACACCATGACCGCCGCGTTGCGGCTGCGGCTCCCCGAACTGGCCCTGCCGCACATCCCGTACGGCGGATACCACCTGTGGCTCCGGCTGCCCGACGGCACCGACGAGTCCGCCCTGGCCGCCGCGGCCCTGCGGGCGGGCGTGGCCGTCACCCCCGGCCGCCCCTACTTCAGCGCCGAACCCCCGGCCGCCCACCTCCGCCTGAGTTTCGCGGCGGTCGCCGGCACGGAGGAGATCACGGAGGGCGTACGACGGCTGCGCACCGCCCGGGACGAGACGCCGGCCTGA
- a CDS encoding DMT family transporter, whose product MRAQSSAIARSEIAVATPEVDTRAARRSGTLQAALGVTAFSLTFPATAWGLEGFGPWSLVAVRSALAAVVAGGCLLALRVPVPAREYRAGLAVVAAGVVLGFPLLTTLALRTSTTAHAAVVVGLLPLTTALFSALRTGARPSRLFWGAALAGAAAVIAFTVQQSGGALTRADAYLFGALLICAAGYTEGGRLARSMPGWQVIGWALVLCLPLSLPGALVALSYEPARLSAHSVAGLLWVAVGSQFLGLVVWYRGMAAIGIPKASQLQLAQPLLTLVWSVLLLGERLTPAAPLTAAAVLICIALTQRARG is encoded by the coding sequence ATGAGAGCACAGAGTAGCGCTATCGCGAGGTCGGAGATAGCGGTCGCCACCCCCGAGGTGGACACCCGGGCCGCCCGACGCTCCGGAACCCTCCAGGCAGCCCTCGGCGTCACCGCCTTCTCCCTCACCTTCCCCGCCACCGCCTGGGGCCTGGAGGGCTTCGGCCCCTGGTCCCTGGTCGCCGTGCGCAGCGCCCTCGCGGCCGTCGTCGCGGGCGGCTGTCTGCTGGCGCTGCGTGTGCCCGTACCGGCGCGGGAGTACCGGGCGGGGCTCGCCGTGGTCGCCGCGGGCGTCGTGCTGGGCTTCCCGTTGCTGACGACGCTCGCGCTGCGGACGTCCACCACCGCGCACGCGGCCGTGGTCGTCGGCCTGCTGCCGCTGACGACGGCGCTGTTCTCGGCGCTGCGCACGGGCGCGCGGCCGTCCCGGCTGTTCTGGGGCGCCGCGCTGGCGGGCGCGGCCGCCGTGATCGCGTTCACCGTGCAGCAGAGCGGCGGAGCGCTGACCAGGGCGGACGCCTATCTCTTCGGCGCGCTGCTGATCTGCGCGGCGGGCTACACCGAGGGCGGCAGACTGGCCCGGTCGATGCCGGGGTGGCAGGTGATCGGCTGGGCGCTGGTCCTGTGTCTGCCGCTCTCGCTGCCGGGCGCGCTCGTGGCCCTGTCGTACGAGCCCGCGCGGCTGTCGGCGCACAGTGTGGCGGGGCTGCTGTGGGTGGCGGTCGGGTCGCAGTTCCTGGGGCTGGTCGTCTGGTACCGCGGCATGGCGGCGATCGGGATTCCGAAGGCCAGCCAGTTGCAGCTCGCCCAACCGCTGCTCACACTGGTGTGGTCGGTACTGCTCCTCGGCGAGCGGCTCACACCGGCCGCGCCCCTGACGGCGGCGGCCGTGCTGATCTGTATCGCCCTCACCCAGCGAGCGCGGGGCTGA
- a CDS encoding DUF1918 domain-containing protein, with amino-acid sequence MRATEGDQLVQHGRVVGQHDKVAEITQVMGKEGTPPYRVRFPDGHEAVCSPGPDSEIRHKDPMR; translated from the coding sequence ATGCGCGCAACCGAGGGCGACCAGCTCGTGCAGCACGGCAGGGTTGTCGGACAGCACGACAAGGTCGCGGAGATCACCCAGGTCATGGGCAAGGAGGGGACTCCCCCGTATCGCGTCCGGTTCCCGGACGGGCACGAGGCCGTCTGCTCGCCCGGCCCCGACTCCGAGATCCGGCACAAGGACCCCATGCGGTAG
- a CDS encoding glycoside hydrolase family 10 protein, translating into MGLLSRRTFTVATAAALTGPVATGDSVARPVIVATPGPPGRRSAPAELRGMWLTTVLNRDWPSRAGLSPDRQRAELVGHLDTAVRRRLNAVIFQVRPAADALWPSAYEPWSQYLTGVQGRDPGWDPLGTAVTEAHARGLELHAWFNPYRIATHTDPGRLAANHPARTHPGWVVRYGGKMYYNPGLPAVRTFVQDAMLDAVRKYPVDAVHWDDYFYPYPVAGQAFDDGAAYAAHGAGFPDRAAWRRDNIDRLVREMGTRVRQIRPGTRFGISPFGVWRNAASDPQGSDTRAGVQTYDDLHADTRKWVREHWIDYICPQVYWNLGFAAADYAKLVPWWAAVAKDTGVRLYVGEALYKAGDAAQPAAWQDPAELSRHLTFARAYPQVGGHVFFSAKGVGSDPLGAMTRVVADHYRQPATPVR; encoded by the coding sequence ATGGGGCTGCTGTCACGGCGGACGTTCACGGTGGCCACGGCGGCGGCGCTCACGGGACCGGTCGCCACGGGCGACTCGGTGGCGAGACCCGTCATCGTGGCCACCCCCGGCCCGCCCGGCCGGCGCAGCGCCCCCGCGGAGCTGCGCGGCATGTGGCTGACGACCGTCCTGAACCGCGACTGGCCCTCGCGGGCCGGGCTCTCCCCGGACCGGCAGCGCGCCGAACTCGTCGGCCACCTCGACACCGCGGTCCGCCGCCGTCTCAACGCCGTGATCTTCCAGGTGCGCCCCGCGGCCGACGCCCTGTGGCCCTCGGCGTACGAGCCGTGGTCGCAGTACCTCACCGGCGTCCAGGGCCGGGACCCGGGCTGGGACCCGCTCGGCACCGCGGTCACCGAGGCCCACGCGCGGGGTCTGGAACTGCACGCCTGGTTCAACCCGTACCGGATCGCCACGCACACCGACCCGGGCAGGCTGGCGGCGAACCATCCGGCGCGTACGCACCCCGGCTGGGTCGTCCGGTACGGCGGGAAGATGTACTACAACCCCGGACTGCCGGCCGTGCGGACGTTCGTGCAGGACGCGATGCTCGACGCGGTGCGCAAGTACCCGGTCGACGCGGTGCACTGGGACGACTACTTCTATCCGTACCCGGTCGCCGGACAGGCCTTCGACGACGGCGCGGCGTACGCGGCGCACGGCGCGGGCTTCCCGGACCGGGCCGCGTGGCGGCGCGACAACATCGACCGACTGGTGCGGGAGATGGGCACCCGCGTCCGGCAGATCCGCCCCGGCACTCGCTTCGGCATCAGCCCGTTCGGCGTGTGGCGCAACGCCGCGAGCGACCCGCAGGGCTCGGACACCCGGGCCGGCGTGCAGACGTACGACGATCTGCACGCCGACACCAGGAAGTGGGTCCGTGAACACTGGATCGACTACATCTGCCCGCAGGTCTACTGGAATCTCGGCTTCGCCGCCGCCGACTACGCGAAGCTCGTGCCCTGGTGGGCGGCCGTCGCCAAGGACACCGGCGTGCGGCTGTACGTGGGTGAGGCGCTCTACAAGGCCGGGGACGCGGCGCAGCCCGCGGCCTGGCAGGACCCGGCCGAACTCTCCCGGCATCTCACCTTCGCGCGGGCCTACCCCCAGGTGGGCGGCCACGTCTTCTTCTCCGCCAAGGGGGTCGGCTCCGATCCCCTCGGCGCGATGACGCGGGTCGTCGCCGACCACTACCGGCAGCCGGCGACACCCGTGCGGTGA
- a CDS encoding 3-hydroxybutyryl-CoA dehydrogenase, with product MTDIERVGVVGCGQMGAGIAEVCARAGLDVKVAETTGEALEIGRTRLFNSLSKAAERGKISADELAATQDRLSFTTDLGEFADRDLVIEAVVENEQVKTEIFQVLDQVVTRQDAILASNTSSIPLVRLAVATSRPDQVVGIHFFNPAPVQQLVELIPALTTSEGTLGRAQLFAEKALGKHAIRAQDRSGFVVNALLIPYLLSAIRMFESGIASREDIDNGMEMGCAHPMGPLKLSDLIGLDTVASVAYSMYEEYKEPLYAAPPLLQRMVDAGRLGRKSGSGFYTYS from the coding sequence GTGACCGACATCGAACGCGTCGGAGTGGTGGGCTGCGGCCAGATGGGAGCGGGCATCGCCGAGGTGTGCGCCCGTGCGGGTCTTGACGTCAAGGTCGCCGAGACCACGGGCGAGGCCCTGGAGATCGGCCGTACCCGGCTGTTCAACTCCCTCTCCAAGGCGGCCGAGCGCGGGAAGATCTCCGCCGACGAGCTCGCGGCCACCCAGGACCGGCTGAGCTTCACCACCGACCTCGGCGAGTTCGCCGACCGGGACCTCGTGATCGAGGCCGTCGTCGAGAACGAGCAGGTGAAGACCGAGATCTTCCAGGTGCTCGACCAGGTGGTGACCCGGCAGGACGCGATCCTCGCTTCGAACACCTCCTCGATTCCGTTGGTCCGGCTCGCCGTCGCCACCTCGCGCCCCGACCAGGTCGTCGGGATCCACTTCTTCAACCCCGCGCCGGTGCAGCAGCTCGTCGAGCTGATTCCGGCACTGACCACCTCCGAGGGCACCCTCGGCCGGGCGCAGCTGTTCGCCGAGAAGGCCCTCGGCAAGCACGCGATCCGCGCCCAGGACCGCTCGGGCTTCGTGGTCAACGCGCTGCTGATCCCGTATCTGCTCTCCGCGATCCGGATGTTCGAGTCGGGCATCGCCAGCCGTGAGGACATCGACAACGGCATGGAGATGGGCTGTGCCCACCCGATGGGGCCGCTCAAGCTCTCCGACCTGATCGGCCTGGACACGGTGGCCTCGGTCGCGTACTCGATGTACGAGGAGTACAAGGAGCCGCTGTACGCCGCGCCCCCGCTGCTCCAGCGCATGGTCGACGCGGGCCGGCTGGGCCGGAAGTCCGGCTCGGGCTTCTACACCTACTCCTGA
- a CDS encoding NUDIX hydrolase, whose translation MQWTKLNEQTVYANRWFSVNLADVALPDGRHLDHFLIRLRPVAVATVVNDANEVLLLWRHRFITDSWGWELAAGVVEDGEDIAVAAARELEEETGWRPGPLRHLMSVEPSNGLTDARHHIFWADEGAYIGHPVDDFESDRREWVPLKLVPDMVARGEVPAANMAAALLLLHHLRLGQDALP comes from the coding sequence GTGCAGTGGACGAAACTGAACGAACAAACTGTGTACGCAAATCGCTGGTTCAGCGTCAATCTCGCAGATGTCGCGTTGCCGGACGGCCGGCATCTCGATCACTTCCTGATACGGCTGCGGCCCGTGGCCGTGGCCACCGTGGTGAACGACGCCAACGAGGTGCTCCTCCTGTGGCGGCACCGGTTCATCACCGACAGCTGGGGGTGGGAACTCGCGGCGGGCGTCGTCGAGGACGGCGAGGACATCGCCGTCGCGGCGGCCCGCGAACTGGAGGAGGAGACCGGCTGGCGACCGGGGCCTCTGCGCCATCTGATGAGCGTCGAGCCCTCCAACGGGCTCACCGACGCCCGGCACCACATCTTCTGGGCCGACGAAGGCGCGTACATCGGACACCCCGTGGACGACTTCGAGTCCGACCGTCGGGAATGGGTTCCCCTCAAGCTCGTCCCCGACATGGTCGCCCGCGGCGAGGTCCCGGCCGCCAACATGGCTGCCGCGCTACTCCTCCTGCACCACCTCAGGCTCGGGCAGGACGCCTTGCCCTGA